In one Dehalococcoidia bacterium genomic region, the following are encoded:
- the ndk gene encoding nucleoside-diphosphate kinase — protein MERTLVLVKPDAMQRGLTGEIISRLERRGLKIVGMKLLQMNESQAKKHYADHEGKPFYNGLIAYITSAPIIAAVLEGTRAVEVVRNTMGATSPVNANMGTIRGDLALETGRNLVHGSDSLENAEKEISLFFSPKEILSHQRDIDKWIIES, from the coding sequence ATGGAGAGAACACTGGTACTGGTTAAGCCGGATGCGATGCAGAGAGGGCTGACGGGAGAGATCATCTCCCGGCTGGAGCGGAGGGGACTCAAGATCGTTGGCATGAAGCTTCTGCAGATGAACGAGAGCCAGGCCAAAAAGCACTACGCTGACCACGAGGGCAAACCATTTTACAATGGGCTGATAGCATACATCACTTCGGCGCCCATTATTGCCGCCGTCCTTGAAGGGACCAGAGCAGTGGAAGTGGTCCGAAATACCATGGGCGCAACCAGCCCGGTTAACGCTAACATGGGAACCATCAGAGGGGATCTGGCGTTGGAGACCGGACGCAATCTGGTGCACGGGTCAGATTCTCTGGAGAATGCGGAGAAGGAAATCAGTCTGTTTTTCTCGCCGAAGGAAATCCTCTCCCATCAGCGGGATATCGACAAATGGATCATAGAATCTTGA